One part of the Olleya sp. YS genome encodes these proteins:
- a CDS encoding peptidoglycan DD-metalloendopeptidase family protein, with protein MNSKTLSLILSQYTSKNLYVIDASIPKSDYISIDLSQSNPALDTFDNSSSKAWDTYITNYLNTHNKQVAFGGYLERRNLYNRSAYFASQSQAEQRNIHLGLDLWCPADTPVLACFDGTIHSFKNNTNFGDYGPTLVLQHKINEVAFYTLYGHLSVASILNLKVGKMVQQGDTIAYLGDASVNGDYAPHLHFQIIIDIQDYVGDYPGVCSLNDLEFFKQNTINPEVVLGLE; from the coding sequence ATGAATTCAAAGACACTGTCCCTAATCTTAAGTCAATACACTTCAAAAAACTTATACGTCATTGACGCTTCCATTCCAAAATCAGATTATATTTCTATAGATTTATCGCAATCCAATCCAGCGTTAGATACCTTTGATAATTCTTCATCCAAAGCTTGGGATACCTATATTACCAATTACTTAAACACACACAACAAACAAGTAGCTTTTGGTGGTTATTTAGAGCGTCGAAATTTATATAATAGAAGCGCCTATTTTGCATCACAAAGTCAAGCAGAACAGCGCAATATCCATTTAGGTTTAGATTTATGGTGTCCAGCAGACACACCAGTTTTAGCTTGTTTTGATGGTACCATCCACAGTTTTAAAAACAACACCAATTTTGGAGATTATGGTCCAACCCTAGTTTTGCAACACAAAATCAATGAGGTTGCATTTTACACTTTGTATGGTCATTTAAGTGTAGCGTCCATACTAAATTTAAAAGTAGGCAAAATGGTACAACAAGGTGATACCATAGCTTATTTGGGAGACGCATCTGTAAATGGTGACTATGCGCCACATTTACACTTTCAAATTATAATTGATATACAAGACTATGTTGGAGATTATCCAGGTGTTTGTAGTTTAAATGATTTAGAATTTTTTAAGCAGAACACTATTAATCCTGAAGTGGTTTTGGGGTTGGAGTGA
- a CDS encoding RNA polymerase sigma factor: MKVVTLDNIELCKQNNRKAQLQLYNQYCDAMYHVALRFVHHTAEAEDVVQDAFIKAFTKLHQFKGDVTFGAWLKRIVINKSIDYLKSKKQRLVELDEVHLKVIDTDTSDKWLVEDTTTLDQIKQAINKLPDKYRYVVMLFLIEGYDHQEISEILNITEVASRTQLSRGKVKLQDLLKHNHYGERY, from the coding sequence GTGAAAGTCGTTACGTTAGATAACATAGAGTTGTGTAAACAAAACAACCGAAAAGCACAATTGCAGTTGTATAACCAATATTGTGATGCCATGTACCATGTGGCTTTACGGTTTGTCCATCACACTGCAGAAGCAGAAGATGTAGTACAGGACGCATTTATTAAAGCGTTTACAAAACTACATCAATTTAAAGGCGACGTTACTTTTGGCGCTTGGTTAAAACGTATTGTTATTAATAAAAGTATTGATTATTTAAAGTCTAAAAAACAACGTTTAGTTGAATTAGATGAGGTGCACCTAAAAGTAATTGATACAGATACTAGTGACAAATGGTTAGTAGAAGACACAACAACTTTAGACCAAATTAAGCAAGCCATTAACAAGCTTCCGGATAAATACAGGTACGTCGTCATGCTCTTTTTAATAGAAGGTTATGATCATCAAGAGATTTCTGAAATATTAAATATTACCGAAGTCGCATCACGTACACAACTATCCAGAGGAAAAGTAAAATTGCAAGACCTTTTAAAACACAATCATTATGGCGAAAGATATTAG